Proteins from a genomic interval of Cyclopterus lumpus isolate fCycLum1 chromosome 18, fCycLum1.pri, whole genome shotgun sequence:
- the LOC117747581 gene encoding uncharacterized protein LOC117747581, whose amino-acid sequence MLPNALLQTGDALLQTSDALLQTGDALLQTGDALLQTGDALLQTGDALLQTGDALLQTSDALLQTSDALLQTGDALLQTGDALLQTSDALLQTGDALLQTGDALLQTGDALLQTGDALLQTGDALLQTGDALLQTSDALLQTSDALLQTSNVAFNRFCFQTSSRSVCLFVYLFVCFPLKLPVSATATCFFVVVYFLLSDWGDVKVARQLIQELNIYSYKLIKIWWTNGFNEPS is encoded by the exons ATGTTGCCCA ACGCGTTGCTGCAGACGGGTGACGCGTTGCTGCAGACGAGCGACGCGTTGCTGCAGACGGGCGACGCGTTGCTGCAGACGGGCGACGCGTTGCTGCAGACGGGCGACGCGTTGCTGCAGACGGGCGACGCGTTGCTGCAGACGGGCGACGCGTTGCTGCAGACGAGCGACGCGTTGCTGCAGACGAGCGACGCGTTGCTGCAGACGGGCGACGCCTTGCTGCAGACGGGCGACGCGTTGCTGCAGACGAGCGACGCGTTGCTGCAGACGGGCGACGCGTTGCTGCAGACGGGCGACGCGTTGCTGCAGACGGGCGACGCGTTGCTGCAGACGGGCGACGCGTTGCTGCAGACGGGCGACGCGTTGCTGCAGACGGGCGACGCGTTGCTGCAGACGAGCGACGCGTTGCTGCAGACGAGCGACGCGTTGCTGCAGACGAGCAACGTTGCTTTTAACCGGTTTTGTTTTCAAACCAGCAGtcgttctgtttgtttgtttgtttacttgtttgtttgttttccactaAAGTTGCCCGTCTCCGCTACTGCgacgtgtttttttgttgttgtttattttcttttgagcGACTGGGGAGACGTGAAAGTGGCCCGTCAGCTGATCCAGGAACTCAATATTTATTCTTACAAACTCATTAAAATCTGGTGGACGAACGGGTTCAATGAACCAAGTTGA